In Clostridia bacterium, the sequence GTCTCCATTGTCAACATCCGGTTGTTTATGAATATATACTAAGTCACCGTCATAAATTCTAGCACCATTCATGCTGTCACCCTTTACCTTTAAACCTAAATCACAACTAACATCTGCATATTCATATCCAATAATATTTTCTGTTGCCGATATTGGTTGTCCAGCTTTTAAACACTCATATATTGGTATTTTCTTAAAAGGAGTGTTATCTGAATAATATTTACTATCAGACCTGCCCATTAACCAATCAGTTGTAACTCCGAAATAATCAGCGGCATAATCTATAAATGCAAATCCGGGCTCATGTACTCCTTTTTCATATTTAGATATCATAGATTTATTTGTTTCAATATCATATTTTGCTTTTAAGTTGGCGCATAGCTCATCTTGTGTTAAGTTATTTTCTTTCCTTAAACTAAACAGTCTTTCTGAAAATTTACTCACTTTATTTCCTCCTCAATATCTTATATTTATTATTATA encodes:
- a CDS encoding helix-turn-helix domain-containing protein; this encodes MSKFSERLFSLRKENNLTQDELCANLKAKYDIETNKSMISKYEKGVHEPGFAFIDYAADYFGVTTDWLMGRSDSKYYSDNTPFKKIPIYECLKAGQPISATENIIGYEYADVSCDLGLKVKGDSMNGARIYDGDLVYIHKQPDVDNGDIAVVFVDGEMATLKRVYKIDGMIRLHSENPMYSDIILSRKNYKEIKVVGKVIAFKGVVK